Within the Nitrospira sp. genome, the region TGCCGCCGTCTTGGCATAGCAGAAGCGGATGAAGCGGTGCCCGGTATCCCCTCGGAAGAAGGCCTCGCCGGGTACCCCAGCTACTCCGGTTTTCTCGAGCAGGTACATCGCCCGGTCTTTGCTGGTTTTCCCCGGTAAGCGGCTCACATCCGCCAGGACGTAATAAGCCCCTTGCGGTATCGAAGGGGTGAGCCGTGCTTGCTTGAGTGCCTCGCAAAACTGATCCCGTTTGGCTTGGTATTCGATGGCCAAACCTGTGTAGAAATCGGTCGGTAGTTCGTTGATCCCAACCGCGACTGCATGCTGAAGGGGAGATGGGGCACAGACGTAAAGCAGATCGTTCATCGAACCAATCGCCTGAGCCCATTGGGGTACCGCCACCGTATGGCCAATGCGCCAGCCGGTAATCCCGAAGGTCTTCGAGTAGCCGGAGATGGTAATCGTTCGTTCGCACATGCTTGGCAACGAGGCCATACTGACGTGGCGTCGTCCGTCGTATATGAAGTACTCATAGATTTCATCGGTGAAGACGAACAGATCCTGTTCCTGTGCCACCTCGGCAATGGCCTCCAACTCAGCCCGGCCGAATATCTTCCCGGAAGGATTGGCGGGCGTATTCACGACAATGGCCTTCGCGCGTGGCCCGAGTGCCCGCTCCAGGGACGCGAGATCCAATGTCCAGTCCGGCGGTTCGGTTGGGACGATGATTGGGACGGCACCCACCGCCATAAGAGCCTGAATATGGTAGGCATAGTAGGGTTCGAAGACCACGACCTCGTCCCCGGGGTTGAGCAGCGCCATGCAGGTACTATGAAAGGCACCTGTCGCGCCTGCCGATACGGTGACGTCCGATTCGGGATTGACCACCATTCCATTAAATGTTGCGCTCTTACGGGCGATAGCCTCGCGCAATTGTGGCAAGCCGTCGAATCGCGTGTAAATGTTGTAGCCCAGATCGACGGCCTCCTGCGCAGCACGGCTGACGACGGACGGAACACCAGTGTCGCATACGCCTTGAGCCATGTTGATGCCCCTCAGTTTGGTGCAGGCTTGGGTCATGGCGCGTATTTCCGATTGGCCCAACCCCGCAATACGATGACTCAACTTTCTGGCCATGACCCTAATCCTTCCTTCCTGGTGCCGATCCGCCCCGTCGTCAGAAGAGCCGCGCAGCGATCCGCGCTGACGACGGCGCTCTCAATCGAATCCGGCAGTCCGGTGTCAGTCCACCCTCCCGCCAACAGCAGATTTGGGATGGGCGAGGCGGTTACGGGGCGGAATGCGGTCGCGCCAGGGCGGGTGACAAGGCAGGCCCGCTCCCGCCTGATGACGTGGGTGCGTAGGGCGGGGACTCCCGTCAAGTCAGGAATGGCGGTGTGAACGTCGGTCAAGGCGAATTCGCCCAAGGCCTCGTCGGTATGGTGCAACAGGTCGGCACGACCGGTTGCGACAAGAGTAACCACGATAGCCTGGTCGGCGTGCCGGACGACCAGCCAGTGAAAGGTATGTCCGACGAGGAGGAGGAGCCGCGGAGTGGAGAGTCGAGTCTTGAACCAGACATGGACGGTCAGGCCCGCTGCGTCGGACAGTTTACTCAGCTGATGAAACGTCGCATAGTGAGTGATCACTGGTTCGGGCAGCAGCGCGGACAGCCTGCGTGGCGGTGTGGCCGCGACGTACCAATCGGCTGTCACCGTCCGCCGATCCTCAAGGCGGATGCCGTTAATGCGGTTGTGACGCATGGTGAAATGCTCGAACCGGGTTCCCTTGCAGACCGTCACGTGGTGCTTGTGGAGCCAAGCTTGTGCCGGATTGAGAAACAGTTGATCCCACGAATGATTGGCGATGCCGATGCGCGAATCCGCACGTCGAGTGAGAAAACTGCGTGTGAGAACATCGACGAGCATTCCGGCCGAGACGCCGGAGAGTTCGCTGTTAAGCAGGAACCTGGCCAAGGGAGCCCAGACGTTGACCTGGGCCCCCTCGGATTGCCGGATTTCACTCAGCCATTGATCGGCGCGGCGGGCCTCCAAGTCCAACGGGAGAGCGGGATTGTTCTCCCAGGTTTGTTCGAGAAACACGAGCGCTCGCCAGAGGTCTCGAATAGTCAGGCCGCGTGAGGCGGCTAGGCCCAAGATGCTATGTAGTGGGGCAGGCAGCCACAGATATCGAAGCCGCTTCGTGCCGTGCCCGCGCTGACGAAATTCAATATGACCGGGTGTCCTGAGTTGGGTCAGGCGCGCTGTGCCGAGCTCTCTGAGCAAACGGAGTGTCGCGGTCTGGTGTCCAAATACGATGGGGGGTAAGGCATCGAGCAGGTCTCCATCCGGACTTTGAGCCACCATGGCTCCGCCGAGACGATCGCGTTCCTCGAGCAAAGTCACCGCGTAGCCGGCTTGGCTCAGTCGTATAGCGGCGGCCAGTCCGGCAGGGCCCGCTCCGAGCACGACGACTGTCTGGCGTGTTGTCATCACGAGAATGGTCTCGAAGCCCAGCGGGACCGAATCCAGGTTGCAGCCGCGACTCCGAGCCGATGGGGCGACGACAATCGAATTCGTGGTCCGAATACACGGTAGTGCGACGTTTCAATCCGTTGCAAAATGCGGCTGTATACCCCGCGCATGATTTCTGCGACGGTCAAGGCTCGGCGATCCGCGGCCGGCAATGCCTCCAGCGACGCGCGTGCCTGATCGTAGTAGTCATGCGCTCGAGCACACTCGAACCGCATGAGTTCCAGAAACGCCGGGGTCTCTCGACGGGCCAGCAAGTCATCCTCCGTGTATCCGAAGCGTGCGAGATCGTCCAGCGGCAGATAGATGCGCCCCTGTTCAGCATCCACGCCGAGATCACGAAGGATATTCGTGAGTTGGAAGGCCAAGCCAAGCTGCACGGCATACTCCTCGGCTCGCGGGGACTCGGTTCCAAAAATGCGGAGGCAAATGAGGCCGACGACAGAGGCGACACGGTAGCAATACTGGTAGAGCTCCTCGAATGTCCGATACCGGGAGATCCTAAGATCCATCTCTACGCCTTGGATGAGTTCCTCGAACAGGGTCTGAGGAATATGAAACCGCCGGGCATGCTTGGCCAGGCTGACCGTGACGGGCAAATGCGGCGCTCCGCTATACGCGGCTGCCAGCTCGGCTCGCCAGCGAGCAAGCTCGTCCTGCGGGCGACTGCCGGGAGGGGGCTCGTCGACGGCACTGTCAACTTCCTTACAAAAGGCGTACACGGTGTACATTGCCTCTCGCCGTTCTCGCGGGAGAAACAAAAACGAGTAGTAGAAGTTACTCCCACTCCGTTTGGTGACGGCGGTGCAATAATCTTGGGCTTGCAGCGCGTCCATCGGTCAGGGTTCCATTTCTATGTGTCGGCGAGAACTTGGGCACCGTTGCGATCCCTGCGGCGGAGACGCGGCGCTTGAAGCGGTAAGCAGGTCCGCCAAGATCTCGAGGCCATGGAACAGCCGCGGCCCGGGACGGCTGAAGTAGGCGTTGGCGTCGACGGCAAAGACCCGCTCCGATCGTACGGCGGGAAGGGTGCCCCAGGGCCATCGGGATTGGAGGCGCGCATACTCCACGCTGGCCTGCAAGGCTGAGAATCCGCACGGCATGAGAATGAGAATGTCCGGTCGGCTGTTCACGACCTCACTCCACTCGACCCGACGCGACGGAGCTCCGGCTTCCCCCAATAACTCCCGACCGCCGGCCAATTCGATCATCTCGGGGATCCAATGACCGGCCGTGTAGAGTGGATCCAGCCATTCGAGGCAGATGACACCAGGAGGTGTCCCGTGTACGCGGCTCTCCTGCCGCACGGTCTCTCGGCGCGCGCGTAAATCCTCGATGAGTCCCGCTGCGGGATCCGGCGCGCCGATCGCATCCCCTATTCGAACAATGTCCGTCAAGACATCCTCCAGGCATGATGGACTGGAGGCGAGAAGTCTTGGCGGCCGATCGTACAGTGGACCTGCGTTCTCCACGTGCGATGGCGTAATGCCACAGACGTGACACAGTTCCTGGGTGATGACGAGATCAGGTGCCGCCGC harbors:
- the aspC-2 gene encoding aminotransferase, with protein sequence MARKLSHRIAGLGQSEIRAMTQACTKLRGINMAQGVCDTGVPSVVSRAAQEAVDLGYNIYTRFDGLPQLREAIARKSATFNGMVVNPESDVTVSAGATGAFHSTCMALLNPGDEVVVFEPYYAYHIQALMAVGAVPIIVPTEPPDWTLDLASLERALGPRAKAIVVNTPANPSGKIFGRAELEAIAEVAQEQDLFVFTDEIYEYFIYDGRRHVSMASLPSMCERTITISGYSKTFGITGWRIGHTVAVPQWAQAIGSMNDLLYVCAPSPLQHAVAVGINELPTDFYTGLAIEYQAKRDQFCEALKQARLTPSIPQGAYYVLADVSRLPGKTSKDRAMYLLEKTGVAGVPGEAFFRGDTGHRFIRFCYAKTAADLADACDRLTRLS
- a CDS encoding phytoene synthase, whose product is MDALQAQDYCTAVTKRSGSNFYYSFLFLPRERREAMYTVYAFCKEVDSAVDEPPPGSRPQDELARWRAELAAAYSGAPHLPVTVSLAKHARRFHIPQTLFEELIQGVEMDLRISRYRTFEELYQYCYRVASVVGLICLRIFGTESPRAEEYAVQLGLAFQLTNILRDLGVDAEQGRIYLPLDDLARFGYTEDDLLARRETPAFLELMRFECARAHDYYDQARASLEALPAADRRALTVAEIMRGVYSRILQRIETSHYRVFGPRIRLSSPHRLGVAAATWIRSRWASRPFS
- a CDS encoding carotene 7,8-desaturase, with protein sequence MTTRQTVVVLGAGPAGLAAAIRLSQAGYAVTLLEERDRLGGAMVAQSPDGDLLDALPPIVFGHQTATLRLLRELGTARLTQLRTPGHIEFRQRGHGTKRLRYLWLPAPLHSILGLAASRGLTIRDLWRALVFLEQTWENNPALPLDLEARRADQWLSEIRQSEGAQVNVWAPLARFLLNSELSGVSAGMLVDVLTRSFLTRRADSRIGIANHSWDQLFLNPAQAWLHKHHVTVCKGTRFEHFTMRHNRINGIRLEDRRTVTADWYVAATPPRRLSALLPEPVITHYATFHQLSKLSDAAGLTVHVWFKTRLSTPRLLLLVGHTFHWLVVRHADQAIVVTLVATGRADLLHHTDEALGEFALTDVHTAIPDLTGVPALRTHVIRRERACLVTRPGATAFRPVTASPIPNLLLAGGWTDTGLPDSIESAVVSADRCAALLTTGRIGTRKEGLGSWPES
- a CDS encoding cobalamin-binding protein: MAFGTGCGTVVNAMRICSFVPGATEIVAAVGLGGSLVGRSHECDFPPDLASVPVLSRSTLQPAPDSSADVDSAVRARVASGLPLSIVDIAALAAAAPDLVITQELCHVCGITPSHVENAGPLYDRPPRLLASSPSCLEDVLTDIVRIGDAIGAPDPAAGLIEDLRARRETVRQESRVHGTPPGVICLEWLDPLYTAGHWIPEMIELAGGRELLGEAGAPSRRVEWSEVVNSRPDILILMPCGFSALQASVEYARLQSRWPWGTLPAVRSERVFAVDANAYFSRPGPRLFHGLEILADLLTASSAASPPQGSQRCPSSRRHIEMEP